CCACAGAAAGTGTGATAAATTATCTTGAAGATGCCCACCGTTTGGGTGCCAAAGAGATACTTATCACTGCAAAAAATGATTCTCCTGCTTATCAGAAAGTCATTTTAGATAATGGTTTTAGTTTCCTTATAGAAGATATACAACTGGAAAAACCCAGTAAACTGGCTGTCATGGGTTCTGAATTCGAACTGAAATTATGCACATTCTTAAACTGCATTTTACCTGCTCTTGATAGCGGAGGCAACCAGTTTTATTATAAGCAGATCGATAATTTTCTTAAGAATGCCAGGCTTTTAAAAGGAATCGACAAAGAGTATCTGCGGTCATGGATAGAGAAATTGTTGAACCGTAGAGGTCATTTTATAGTGGATGGGGTTGGACGTTCGGGATTCGTGGCAAAGGCATTTGGTATGCGCCTCACCCATCTTGGCCTTAACGTATATGTAAAAGGTGACGCTACCACCCCCAGTTTAATCAGGGGAGATGTATACATTCCAATAAGCGGTAGCGGTGATACCAGGGAGATTCTGGAGGGCATGAAGAAAGCCCGCAGTAAAGGTGTTGATATTTTCCCGATAACAGTGAATGAAAATTCAAAAATCGTGGAATACTTAACAGAATGGGGAAATGAAGAAAATATAATTTTCATACCTGTGGAAGCAGATGATATGAGTATTTTCTCTGACCAAAATCCCAGCAAGATCAGCACCTCAAAGATGAACCAGATACGTCCATCTTATTCTGAGATAAATTCTTATATTTTTACCAATGCTGTGATTGCTTCTGCCATTGACTTTTTAGGTGTTGAAGAGAAATATATGCAAAGAAAACACTGGTAGGTGTAGAGGATGGGAATTAAGCATACTATTAATAAACTTTTTGGGGGAGATGCTGATGGGGCAGCAACAAAAACCAGGCAGGTAGGCAGCTTATGGCATCATAAGCATGATAATCTGGACTGGCATTCTATGTCTATACCCCATCCGGTTTCGTCTGCTGATCAAGATCTTACTGAAAAGGAGGGGGCAGAAACCCCTAAAGAAATTTCACAGCCAAGAGACAAGGAAATTACGATATCCAAAAGAGATATCATCTGTAAGTTCGTGGTCCAGGGAAAGAAAAGGATTGGTGAGACCATATCCATTGATTCTGGATTATTGATTTTAAAAAGTGGGGGCGAAAATTTATCCATCCCTGTGGCTTCAATATTAGAAATTAGCAAAGAGGAAGTGAAAGTAGGAGAGTTTGATAGAGATAAGGCATTGGCACTTGGAGACGAGTGGATCCGTCGCACCACTGATAAGCTTAATTTCGATGAGAAAGGGATGCTCATCAAATGACTGAATATAAACAATGTATTGTTACCCGGGACGATCTTAAACTTACAAAGGGGAAACTGGCAGTCCAGGTGGCACATGCTGCTGTTACTGCATCTGATTTTGCTGATAAGAAAGAGCGAGAGGCCTGGATAAGGGATGGACAGAAGAAGGTGGTCCTGAAAGTAGCCACTGTAAAAGATCTTTTTGAATTAAAAGAGCAGGCACGCAGGGAAGGATTATCAACTGCCCTTGTTACCGATGCCGGGCTTACCCAGATACCACCGGGCACTATTACCGTATTGGGAATCGGGCCAGCACCTGTCGAGAAGCTGGATAAGGTTGTTGGCAAGTTGAAATTGCTTTAAACTTGAAAATATTTTTCTAGTACTAAGCGCGTGCACCTCCATGTGGATACCTGTCCAAAGACCAAAGAGGCGGACCGTTCCATTCTGAATAGGGGCCATGGGCCAGAAGCTCATCTGCCACGTATTTCAATCCTATTTGCTCCAGCCACTTGCGCGTCGGGATACCTGTCATGGGATCATAGCCATGCACTCTGTAATATTCCGTGAGCATTTCTTCATGCTTCTTAAGTTCCTCTTTACCTTGACGTGTCCCTTTAACATCAGGCTTCTGAGGCAGTCGATCATGCTTTTTCGTTATCCCCTGCCTGACGTTGAAAGCTCTTTCCTGGGTATATATCCTATCCGCTGCTTCCACAAGCCTGGTCTCATCAAAATCCAAACCAGTTGCAGCCGTCATCAGTTTTGCAAGGCCATTCCACAGCGGATACTTCCACACAAGCGGCACGGCACATGCCCAACTATTGACCGCTCCTTTGCAACGACCTATCGAATCAGTGAGTGTTGTAGCCCTTTCAGAGATGGTGAGTCCCTCTACAGGATTCTGGGACATCTGGGGGGGCAACAAACCTGTCTTTACAAGTAGTGGAAAAAGGTCCGGGTCGTTCTCACCATATGCCCAACTCCTTCCCCTCAGGTGATCTGCGCCTCTGGACGAGGTTGCATGTGCAAGGGAAAATAGTCCTGGAGGATGAACGCCACGGGAAAGACCTTTGACGTGATAACAATAATTCATTGCATTTTTTCCAATAATTTTTGCAAGACTATACTGACCTTCAGCCAATATATTACCAAAACCCTCCCTCATTGCAATTCGATGGATAAGTTCGATCTGGGAATCTGCATCATCCCAGTCAAGTGAAAGCCTGTCTGTGTCCTCTTTGGTGATGATACCACGGCTATAGAGTTCTTTTGCAAAGGAAATAGTATTCCCAAGACCAATAACGCACATTCCATACATATCAGAAAGGTTTTCCATTTCCATTATGACGATCGGGTCCTGGATACCACAGTTGGTACCCAGGCAGTCAATGCATTCAAACTCAAGGGCTGAACCGGTTTCATCGCAACGCCTGCAGCTTGGGATTCTATAGACATTCTTACACTTAACCGGACAAGCATAACAACCCGTTCTAGCTATTTCGTATTTCTTCCAGCCATCTGGCGTCAGATCATCCGGAATTTCATCGGCATCTAAATATTTCTCAAAATTCCTGTAACCCGGATGCCAGTACATCATTCCAATATGTGTGCCATAGACGGCAATTACCTTATGTTGCATATGGTCTTTTAAAAAGAAATCCATATCTTCGCCCGCCAGTTGCTTGAACTCATCTGGTCTTGCCAGTTTCACCTCTCCCGTGCCCCTGACAGCGATTGATTTTAGGTTTTTCGAGCCCCAAACGGCCCCACTTCCACGGGCAGCTGAAGCATACTTATCTACTATTGTGGATGCGAACCTAACAAGATTCTCTCCTGCTTGCCCTATACCTGCCACACTTATGTCTTTTCCATGCCTTTTTTGAAGTATGTGCGTTGTTTCCCAGGTTGTTTTTCCCCATAGATCCGAGGCGTTTTTCAATTCGATGTTCTCATTATCTATCCAGAGATACTTTGGGGAGCTTGCCCTTCCGGTTATTACTATCTGGTCATAACCCGCCCATTTCAGGAACGTCGCGAAAGATCCGCCAGCATTTCCATCGCCAAGGATGCCGCTGTAGGGCGAAAGAGCGCTAACCTCAAGTCGACTCGTAAGTCCCAGAGGAGTGCCTGAAAGGGGACCCGGAGCAAAGTCTCGTCCAACGGTTGTTTTGTGATCTCGTTCTTCGTGAGATCTATCCTTAGAATAGTCCCCCTCCATCCGTACATTTTATCCTCCTTTCAAAGATCAATAGATATATCTTAAATCACTATTAGACATTATATGTAATTGAATGTTATTCAGATCGTTAATTTGAGATACCAAGAAGTCAATTTTCAATTCCTCTGAATCAAGGAGCCAGGAAAATACCTGATTTACGACATCCAGGTTCTCTTTATATCTTATCCGGTCTTTATATCCCACAACATACAATGCAAGATAATTTCTAATGAAAGCTTCTGCAATGTTTTTTCCATTCATGGAACTCAAGCTGCCACAGCTCAGACTTATTATCACCCTTTTATTACTTTTTGATTTTATCTTTGCTATGTCATCAGCACCTATAGTACCAAAACCACTCCATGCCCCGGGTATTCCGTGACCAAAATAAATAATCAGGTCATGATCATTTTCTAACTCCTCCAGTACATCCTCTTTGTAGAATGCATCTGGATACATCTCCTTTACAGTCCAGCCTTTGCGGCGAAAAAGCCCACCCCAATATTTAAGCGGTTCCATGTATCTGGGGTGGTAATACGCAAGGAAAAGGATGTGCATACTAGAACGATGTCGCCTCGCTAAATTTGAATGTCCTGAAGGGCATCTGATCAGACGTCCATGCAATCAGTGTGACATCCTCCTGCGTTATCTCAATAGTCCATATACAATCCTCCCACCAGCCAGATGTGCCTGAATTTATGTAATACCTGTCCTGGTTCTGGCTGTCTTTCATAACTTTTGGCCCGTGGGTATGCCCGCAAATCATACTGACATTGTACTTACGCATCTGGTCAACCATGGGTTGCTCGGAAAACATGACCCCGTCTGAGATTTTAGGTTCCTCCACATTATTCATGCTATCGCTTATCCATTCGGCTTTTGTGAAAAACGGCGCAAGTGACCATCCCTCAATGCGTGCCCCATCCCCGAAAATAGATACAAGGGTATCGTTTAACTGGTCAATTGATTCACCCACGAAATTGCTTGCAAATTTTCCAAAGAAGTTATTTGCATCACAATTATAAGGGTCAAACTGCTGACCGTGCATAATGAGGATCTCAGCACCATTGCGCCTTATTATGGCATAGTCATAAACGTCTATGTTGGGGAAACCTTTGTTTTTCAGTTTGTTCACAGCCGTACTATTTGACCATACATCATCGTGGTTGCCGCGTATCTTTATGAATTGTCGCGGATTTTTGAACTTGTAGAACTCATCGGAAATGATAGCATAAACATCGCTATTGGAATCTATGATAGGAACAACCTTTTGCACGGGATTTTCCTCAATACTCAGATCATCGCAATACCAGAATTCCTCTGCATCGCCTACAGTGACGAGTGTCCAGCTATCATCCTGTGCATAATGGTTCAGCACGTTCTTGAAAAGTGTCTTATTCTTATGGAAATGCCCGAGTCCTGCGTCAATATCCTCGTTTGAT
This Methanosarcinales archaeon DNA region includes the following protein-coding sequences:
- a CDS encoding peptidyl-tRNA hydrolase codes for the protein MTEYKQCIVTRDDLKLTKGKLAVQVAHAAVTASDFADKKEREAWIRDGQKKVVLKVATVKDLFELKEQARREGLSTALVTDAGLTQIPPGTITVLGIGPAPVEKLDKVVGKLKLL
- a CDS encoding SIS domain-containing protein; protein product: MKSTAKFYDSIDIQLLFLEQLRNVPPEKIDATIYNLRDFIFKEGQKQKVIYGIGEGRSALALYDFIQQLLRYDQIFPATLDDPIRRYFDPDRDNMIIAASGSGTTESVINYLEDAHRLGAKEILITAKNDSPAYQKVILDNGFSFLIEDIQLEKPSKLAVMGSEFELKLCTFLNCILPALDSGGNQFYYKQIDNFLKNARLLKGIDKEYLRSWIEKLLNRRGHFIVDGVGRSGFVAKAFGMRLTHLGLNVYVKGDATTPSLIRGDVYIPISGSGDTREILEGMKKARSKGVDIFPITVNENSKIVEYLTEWGNEENIIFIPVEADDMSIFSDQNPSKISTSKMNQIRPSYSEINSYIFTNAVIASAIDFLGVEEKYMQRKHW